Proteins from a single region of Theileria parva strain Muguga chromosome 1, complete sequence, whole genome shotgun sequence:
- the RAD54 gene encoding SNF2 family protein gives MRTLFPHEKRLRLTNGTEEDLQNNNGYNPSNICLIRAPLFNFLTVEAGTPIILKPFKSPLEGHQPGVSEESQRKTLGCRIKSDTKSFLRDFRAGIYLEKPESLEDLPPDNPLVLYTSDPDAEVQVEIKVDSILSRFLRDHQRQGVQFIFDCLMGLKGFNGRGCILADDMGLGKTLQSITVMWTLLNQGLDNKPAARKCAIICPASLVNNWESEIKKWLRGRCPCTPVAESSKEKVISSFQGFKYDRTSRVIISSYETYRLHCSYLEGVNIDLLICDEAHRLKNDKTRTSQSISNSSAKMRLMLSGTPIQNDLNEFYSLVSLCNPDVLGDVNSFRRNFANPILIGREPYATPAEQQKASERLAELSNITNQFVLRRTNALLAKVLPPKIILNVFCNLTDVQKDIYKSFVTSRRWKNIMNQDTVVSRALSAIQSLMKLCNHPFLLKRGGVMSSPDVDSLLLDIENATKSSKYKCCRCDLSGKFLVLYRLLYQIRRHGNDRVVIISNYTQTLDLFERLCKECNYPFERLDGTTSIKKRHKLVTTFNDPNSNSFIFLLSSKAGGCGINLIGANRLVLFDPDWNPANDKQALARVWRDGQTKVCYIYRFFSTGTIEEKIYQRQICKDGLSSMLVTDGINELKDSLSGEYLKNLFEYKENIISDTHDLIECKRCSNQDGPVMHVPQDKDFLEDDLNTWAHHSDLTTIPDEYLVSAATKNEPQIQYDDKRISDDFVPVSFVMTCRIEFQNVEESVSVENIGVKKIAKSDTVSTTFDSDNEDYVPTQESVDSDD, from the exons atgagaACTTTATTTCCTCATGAGAAACGCCTTAGACT aaCTAATGGCACGGAAGAGGACcttcaaaataataatgg aTATAACCCGAGTAATATCTGCCTAATTCGGGCACCGCTATTCAATTTCCTCACAGTAGAGGCAGGAACACcgattattttaaaaccGTTTAAAAGTCCACTAGAAGGACATCAACcag GTGTGAGTGAAGAATCCCAGAGGAAAACGCTAGGATGCAGAATCAAATCAGATACGAAATCCTTCCTAAGAGACTTCAGAGCAGGCATATACTTGGAAAAACCAGAATCCTTAGAAGACCTGCCACCAGATAATCCACTGGTTTTATACACATCAGACCCTGATGCTGAAGTGCAGGTTGAAATCAAAGTAGATTCGATTCTTTCAAG GTTCCTGAGAGACCATCAAAGACAAGGTGTACAGTTTATATTTGACTGTTTGATGGGTTTAAAAGGGTTTAACGGAAGAGGCTGTATCTTAGCAGATGATATGG GTCTTGGCAAGACTTTACAAAGTATTACCGTTATGTGGACGCTTTTAAATCAAGGACTGGATAATAAACCTG CTGCAAGGAAATGCGCAATCATATGCCCGGCCAGTTTGGTTAACAACTGGGAAAGTGAAATAAAGAAGTGGCTGAGAGGGAGGTGTCCCTGCACACCAGTAGCTGAATCTAGTAAAGAAAAGGTGATTTCTTCCTTTCAGGGCTTCAAATATGATAGAACA TCGAGAGTAATTATATCTTCATATGAAACTTATCGCCTTCACTGTTCATATCTCGAGGGAGTTAATATTGACTTATTAATCTGTGATGAAGCGCATA gGCTTAAAAACGATAAAACAAGGACATCTCAGAGCATTTCAAATTCCTCAGCTAAAATGAGACTTATGCTCAGTGGCACACCAATCCAG aatgATCTTAATGAATTCTACTCACTAGTATCTCTGTGTAACCCAGATGTGCTTGGGGATGTGAACAGCTTTAGAAGAAACTTTGCG AATCCCATACTTATTGGAAGGGAACCATACGCTACTCCAGCAGAACAACAAAAG gCGTCCGAGAGACTAGCTGAACTATCAAACATCACTAACCAGTTTGTTCTCAGAAGAACAAACGCACTTCTGGCCAAAGTTCTACCACCTAAAATCATCCTG AACGTCTTCTGTAATTTGACGGATGTTCAAAAGGATATATATAAATCGTTTGTAACTTCTAGAAG GTGGAAGAATATAATGAACCAGGATACAGTAGTAAGCAGAGCACTTTCTGCCATACAATCATTAATGAAGTTGTGTAATCACCCGTTTTTACTAAAGAGAGGTGGAGTTATG TCATCGCCAGACGTGGATTCACTGTTGCTAGATATCGAAAACGCGACGAAATCCTCAAAATACAAATGTTGCAGATGTGACCTTTCAGGGAAATTTCTTGTTCTATATAGATTACTTTATCAAATTAGAAGGCATGGGAATGACAGAGTTGTGATAATTAGCAACTACACTCAAACTCTTGATTTATTTGAAAGGCTGTGTAAGGAGTGTAATTACCCATTCGAAAGACTGGATGGCACAACTAGTATTAAAAAGAGACATAAACTAGTGACG aCCTTTAATGACCCTAATTCTAACAGTTTTATATTCCTGCTGAGTTCTAAAGCAGGAGGTTGTGGCATTAATTTAATCGGAGCTAACCGCCTTGTTTTATTTGATCCAGACTGGAATCCAGCAAATGATAAACAG gcGCTTGCTCGTGTTTGGAGGGATGGTCAGACTAAAGTGTGTTACATTTACAGGTTCTTTAGTACAGGAACAATAGAGGAGAAGATTTACCAG agACAAATTTGTAAGGACGGTTTGAGTTCAATGTTGGTAACTGATGGAATCAACGAGTTGAAGGATAGTTTATCAGGTGAATATCTTAAGAACTTGTTCGAATACAAGGAAAACATTATATCTGATACTCATGACCTGATTGAGTGCAAGAGATGTTCCAATCAGGATG GGCCAGTAATGCATGTACCTCAAGACAAGGACTTCCTAGAAGACG ACTTAAACACATGGGCACATCACTCTGATCTAACTACTATTCCTGACGAATATCTGGTTAGTGCAGCCACTAAAAATGAGCCTCAAATACAATATGATGACAAGAGGATAAGTGATGACTTTGTCCCAGTGTCATTTGTAATGACCTGCAGGATCGAATTTCAGAATGTAGAAGAAAGCGTAAGCGTTGAAAATATCGGTGTAAAG AAAATCGCCAAGTCTGATACTGTGTCAACTACATTTGATTCCGATAATGAAGACTACGTGCCAACTCAGGAAAGTGTGGACTCCGATGACTGA
- a CDS encoding Ribosomal protein L1p/L10e family protein → MAISKLYRLNKVNDKNKSSKNVKKLDKGAKSKPNKKVIPIKHTPGPSSADNKKVSVDSAQLTKVIEAFKKREANSNVSERDLLDESSGKYVFLQFRLSKVPPEPHVKPLQIQLKHPIYSGKDVCVLVKDPQKTWKAVISELKIPEIKKVIGVGKVRKKYKKYEDKRALCNSFELFLCDKSVVPSVPSLLGSYFIQKKKLPIGVNFSKNKIKNAFLTAINSTYYKLSQGSYMSVKVGTYSMPTEHIVENAMNALESVKKFHTEDEVFKNHICSVLLNWGGLDSLQLYSEELLEIDKINDAAK, encoded by the exons ATGGCTATCTCGAAGTTGTATCGCCTGAATAAGGTGAATgacaaaaataaatcaagcaaaaatgttaaaaagtTAGATAAAGGAGCAAAATCTAAACCTAATAAAAAGGTAATACCTATAAAACATACTCCTGGACCCAGTTCTGCCGATAATAAGAAGGTTTCAGTGGATTCTGCTCAACTGACCAAAGTTATTGAAGCTTTTAAGAAGAGAGAAGCTAATAGCAACGTCAGCGAACGAGATTTATTGGATGAATCCTCAGGAAAATATGTTTTCTTGCAGTTTAGACTCTCGAAAGTCCCGCCTGAACCTCATGTTAAACCATTACAGAT ACAACTAAAACACCCTATATATTCTGGAAAAGACGTATGCGTGCTGGTTAAAGATCCTCAGAAAACATGGAAGGCTGTGATTTctgaattaaaaataccagAAATTAAGAAG gtCATCGGAGTTGGAAAAGTACGTAAAAAGTACAAGAAATACGAGGACAAAAGAGCTTTATGCAATAGCTTTGAACTGTTCTTGTGTGATAAATCGGTAGTGCCTTCAGTCCCATCACTTTTAGGCTCATATTTCATTCAGAAGAAGAA ATTACCAATTGGAGTGAATTTCTCaaaaaacaaaatcaaAAACGCTTTTCTCACAGCAATTAACTCAACTTATTATAAACTATCCCAGGGATCATACAT gtCTGTAAAAGTAGGAACTTACTCAATGCCAACAGAACACATCGTAGAGAATGCTATGAA tgcCTTGGAGtctgttaaaaaattccaTACGGAAGATGAGGTCTTTAAAAATCACATTTGCTCAGTTTTACTTAATTGGGGAGGGCTGGATTCCCTTCAACTATACTCAGAGGAACTCCTTGAAATTGATAAGATAAATGATGCAGCTAAGTAG
- the lsm5 gene encoding putative U6 snRNA-associated Sm-like protein LSm5, translating to MSTIEASAVYLPLALIDKCLGSKIWIIMKNDKEITGTLRGFDDYMNMVLEDVVDYSFSPDGVKTTELNDALVNGNNVAMLVPGGKPTNVK from the exons ATGTCGACAATTGAAGCCAGCGCCGTCTATCTTCCGTTGGCACTCATTGATAAATGTCTCGGAAGTAAAATTTGGATCATAATGAAGAACGATAAGGAAATTACAGGAACCCTTAGAGGCTTTGACGACTATATGAACATG GTCCTGGAGGATGTTGTCGACTACTCCTTCTCACCGGATGGAGTCAAAACAACAGAGTTGAATGACGCCTTAGTTAATGGAAACAATGTAGCAATGCTAGTTCCAGGTGGAAAGCCGacaaatgttaaataa
- the PGC gene encoding Eukaryotic aspartyl protease family protein, with protein sequence MLLYYIIVLFVLNYTRVISSIPTSDSLKKPFYEIQLHKSEDSDEHYYKILNAERSSQYSTKFYDLKNVLSSTISLKADYTSRLWATYYGNIILGSNNNENNSFKVLFDTGSSEFWVPYEMCLSQQCLNRKRYHKGSEWIAKHDKHGNYVPLEIKYLSGQIDAIDGTATVNLLNGITLKDVNVGLATNINIPFLDNAHWDGIVGLGFKTKDMESRGSRPLFESIMYNKSLYPNFRNQVAYYVTKNGGNISFGGINPNYKRSLDDEFLWAPVVKDSIYWTLKLKNIKIKNNNINHKSNSLAKQYEFTNLMSKIDDVKVIMDTGSFLIYAPQSMGPLLSRLQVSSCEEMKHKPNLIFVLEGNKGSDVNLELRPEDYTIIYEGSDGEKHCSLGIVPDNQQEELGFSAWTFGELFMRAYYTVYDYESREVGFAPSKKSD encoded by the exons atgttattgtactatattattgtattatttgttttaaattatactagAGTTATTTCTTCTATTCCAACTTCTGATTCATTGAAAAAGCCATTTTATGAGATTCAACTACATAAATCCGAGGATTCAGATgaacattattataaaattctcaATGCTGAGAGATCTTCTCAGTATTCAACAAAGTTTTATGACTTAAAAAACGTATTATCTAGCACAATTTCACTCAAGGCTGATTACACATCAAGGTTATGGGCTACATATTATGGCAATATAATACTTGGCTCTAACAATAATGAAAACAATTCTTTCAAGGTTTTGTTCGATACAGGCTCTTCTGAGTTCTGGGTCCCTTATGAAATGTGTTTATCTCAGCAGTGTTTAAATCGTAAAAGGTACCATAAAGGGTCTGAATGGATAGCCAAACACGACAAACATGGGAACTATGTTCCTTTAGAAATTAAGTATTTATCTGGCCAAATTGATGCCATTGATGGAACAGCTACAGTTAATCTTCTCAACGGCATTACTTTAAAGGATGTTAATGTCGGACTTGCC actaatattaatataccATTTTTGGATAATGCACACTGGGATGGGATTGTTGGTTTGGGTTTCAAAACTAAAGATATGGAATCACGAGGTTCAAGACCTCTTTTTGAGTCAATTATGTACAATAAATCGCTATATCCAAATTTCAGAAATCAAGTCGCTTATTATGTAACAAAAAATG GTGGAAACATATCATTTGGTGGAATTAATCCAAATTATAAACGATCGCTTGATGACGAATTCTT ATGGGCTCCAGTTGTAAAGGACTCCATTTACTGGACTCTAAAGTTgaaaaatatcaaaattaagaataataacattaacCATAAATCAAATTCATTGGCTAAACAATATGAATTTACAAACCTAATGAGTAAAATAGATG ATGTGAAGGTAATAATGGATACAG GATCATTCCTGATTTATGCACCACAG aGCATGGGACCGCTACTTAGCAGATTACAGGTTTCCTCATGTGAGGAAATGAAGCATAAACCAAATCTAATTTTCGTACTTGAAGGAAATAAAGGATCAG ATGTAAATTTGGAATTAAGACCTGAAGATTACACCATCATCTATGAAGGATCTGACGGTGAAAAGCATTGCTCACTTGGCATTGTACCGGACAATCAACAGGAG GAATTGGGGTTTAGCGCTTGGACTTTTGGAGAG TTGTTCATGAGAGCCTATTACACTGTGTATGATTATGAATCCAGAGAAGTAGGTTTTGCACCAAGCAAGAAATCAGACTAG
- the UBC5 gene encoding Ubiquitin-conjugating enzyme E2 5: protein MTSKGSHIRKQCDFTKLLMAGYDLELVNGSTQEFNVTFHGPNGTIYEDGVWQVHVILPDDYPFASPSIGFMNKMLHPNVDESSGSVCLDVINETWTPIYSLVNVFDVFLPQLLTYPNPSDPLNNEAAALMMLDKTTYEEKVREHVRIHASKEMWEKRRGFTNQESLSVANDGEPSDIESTVDEADLEDF from the exons atgaCTTCCAAAGGTTCACACATAAGGAAGCAATGTGATTTTACAAAACT TCTAATGGCCGGTTATGACCTGGAATTGGTAAACGGCAGCACGCAGGAGTTCAACGTTACCTTTCACGGTCCTAACGGAA CTATATATGAGGATGGAGTGTGGCAAGTCCACGTTATACTACCTGATGACTACCCATTCGCGTCACCCTCAATAGGatttatgaataaaatgCTACATCCTAATGTAGATGAGTCGTCGGGGTCGGTGTGCCTCGatgtaataaatgaaaCATGGACGCCAATATATA gCTTGGTCAACGTTTTTGACGTTTTCCTACCGCAGTTATTAACATACCCAAACCCATCGGATCCACTAAACAATGAGGCAGCGGCACTCATGATGTTGGATAAAACAACATACGAAGAGAAAGTTAGAG aGCATGTAAGAATACACGCTAGTAAAGAAATGTGGGAGAAAAGGAGAGGATTTACTAATCAAGAATCATTATCCGTTGCTAATGATGGAGAACCGAGTGACATAGAGAGCACAGTGGATGAAGCAGACCTAGAAGACTTCTAA
- a CDS encoding putative integral membrane protein: protein MSSFRRDQIPVVVSAFMNFVWAFSSFLSVDMVKLYSYYFMHQINFPTLYYTVFAFSFICFTFLKFNRVFTTVVIIWFNFLVHLLLVFFIYFPIKNRIFYRLLFAFWSHLFALNLIATLYLASYNIGGINGLVMGAASAYFFGYLLLHGVERPSDFSIASRKTTCNWFISVRCFFSIVSFIFYRDYLEYYFYFEYNDSVNRVTMENLFKWFDGQEVDLMTTVRINDLMPTHINLGCLKYLLAPSLAPAAYLAVIYMSFCTTSMFSPPFNPTPIVSSIYFRDDIYFIEYLGGFLGALIAVLLRPHLHKRFASLFLIHYLISGFLFFGFNTYKLDLYNKKIVLSLLSFFSSILGTFVLVFAFINFLSGNLTFKCKKRSPSCQECCVNDTGICLCNKKNSNEPCSKPPPTECVNIWLPYNNHNTFRDWTYGDCIFCHSQNYKNKKANCTCCAGAQTNCCACCCPSCVTRSPCSCSPCSQRCSQRCCCKTNKTRHYLLRNCVVSCCPYCDYCLLLECVKIPCVCPCKHRTCKNRNEVQNTTLGDKKNCLAKIKLNIGKDQKHFYLCSYSDAPDLEKLKKLFCCKNQDASQNCCIKCCGDNENICGKHFTIADHKISSCCHYQLKIWISLKEINSTFHIGQQPFDKKYEQINSLIFANDKCKECCKNCGCSEGTNCKQVDILKINEKDNQSECGGYLKMECKGSNGVCKCCCCCCQSTGDSSQCECCCGSCPQATTCQNKKCCAMKILPTNLPYHFRKIDIRRNEVIALVCFSVLIFCLVKLIASMVISYKMKEYYLPISFKVSDFTEVQKVNFKKYEFKEYKSDSQYARKVFPDYEGDEKYLIKYALDVEIQLLERKTNLIRDFMDELNTLRFDNWCEDMIKNQKKRITGPYSELKFYAHFNAYLDYALKYLVFRDADLIFYYFKKYTQQWEVEWNDFEKRFLRNLKIYTDYSLSLNSVGYFDTNTELQKIIDNRQLSILKFLNSRNDQLTGYLSMNRDLLEKLKRSSKEEKLPRHIDLWEFRLSLIREWSADRSILLNWNPFEYSMDMILLWNDLFRDLYIQSFVSTYRNNKHQDVNI from the coding sequence atgtCGAGTTTTAGGAGGGATCAAATTCCCGTGGTGGTATCTGCTTTTATGAATTTCGTTTGGGCATTCTCGTCATTTCTGAGTGTCGATATGGTCAAACTGTATTCATACTACTTTATGCATCAAATCAACTTCCCAACTCTGTACTATACCGTGTTCGCATTTTCATTCATTTGTTTCACTTTCTTAAAATTCAATAGAGTATTCACAACTGTAGTCATTATATGGTTCAATTTTCTAGTTCACTTGTTGTTAGTATTTTTCATATACTTCCCTATCAAAAATCGCATATTCTATAGATTGTTATTTGCATTCTGGAGTCATCTGTTTGCTTTAAACCTGATTGCAACATTATACCTAGCATCTTATAATATTGGTGGAATAAACGGCTTGGTAATGGGTGCTGCATCAGCATACTTTTTTGGATATCTGTTATTACATGGAGTTGAGAGACCTTCAGATTTCAGTATCGCATCAAGGAAAACAACATGTAATTGGTTTATAAGTGTAAGATGTTTTTTTAGTATCGTATCTTTTATATTCTACAGGGATTATTTGGAATATTATTTCTACTTCGAATACAATGATTCTGTTAACAGAGTAACAATGgaaaatttgtttaaatggTTTGATGGTCAGGAGGTTGATTTAATGACAACGGTAAGGATTAATGATCTAATGCCCACGCATATCAATTTGGGTTGTTTGAAATACTTGTTAGCTCCATCTCTTGCTCCTGCTGCTTATTTAGCGGTTATTTATATGTCGTTCTGTACAACTTCAATGTTTTCGCCCCCTTTCAATCCAACTCCAATAGTTTCATccatttattttagagacgatatttattttattgaatATCTAGGTGGCTTTTTAGGTGCACTTATCGCCGTCCTGTTACGTCCACATCTCCATAAACGATTTGCgtcattatttttaatacaCTATCTAATTTCTGgatttttgttttttggTTTCAACACTTATAAACTtgatttgtataataaaaaaattgtaCTATCCCTTTTGTCATTCTTTTCATCTATCCTAGGGACATTTGTACTTGTTTTTGCTTTTATAAATTTCCTGAGTGGAAACCTTACATTTAAGTGTAAAAAACGTAGTCCAAGTTGTCAAGAGTGTTGTGTTAATGATACAGGTATTTGTTTATGTAACAAAAAGAATTCTAATGAACCATGTTCAAAACCTCCTCCAACTgaatgtgttaatatttggCTACCATATAACAACCACAATACATTTCGTGATTGGACATATGGTGATTGTATTTTTTGTCATTCACAAAACTACAAAAATAAGAAAGCTAACTGCACATGCTGTGCAGGTGCACAAACTAATTGTTGTGCCTGTTGCTGTCCAAGTTGCGTCACTAGATCTCCTTGTTCATGCAGTCCATGCTCTCAACGTTGTTCCCAGAGATGTTGTTgtaaaacaaataaaactCGTCACTATCTATTGAGGAACTGTGTTGTCTCATGTTGTCCCTATTGCGATTATTGTCTGTTGTTagaatgtgttaaaatccCTTGTGTATGTCCATGTAAACACAGAACTTGTAAAAATAGAAACGAAGTTCAGAACACAACACTAGgtgataaaaaaaattGTCTGgcaaaaataaaactgaATATTGGCAAAGATcaaaaacatttttatctaTGTTCGTATTCTGATGCACCTGATTTAGAGAAATTGAAGAAGTTATTTTGTTGTAAAAACCAAGATGCTTCCCAAAATTGTTGTATTAAATGTTGTGGAGACAACGAAAACATATGTGGTAAGCATTTTACAATAGCGGATCATAAAATATCATCGTGTTGTCATTATCAATTGAAAATTTGGATTAGTTTGAAAGAAATAAATAGTACATTCCATATTGGTCAACAAccatttgataaaaaatacgaACAAATCAATTCGTTAATATTTGCAAACGATAAATGCAAAGAATGTTGCAAAAATTGTGGATGCTCTGAGGGAACAAATTGCAAACAAGtagatatattaaaaattaatgaaaaagaTAATCAATCAGAATGTGGAGGATATCTTAAAATGGAATGTAAAGGGTCTAATGGAGTTTGCAAATGTTGTTGTTGCTGCTGTCAAAGTACAGGAGATTCATCACAATGTGAGTGTTGTTGCGGTAGCTGTCCTCAAGCAACCACTTGTCAAAATAAGAAGTGTTGTGCGATGAAGATACTTCCAACTAATTTACCGTATCATTTTAGAAAGATTGATATAAGGAGAAATGAAGTAATAGCTCTAGTGTGTTTTtcagtattaatattttgtttgGTTAAGTTGATAGCATCAATGGTAATATCCTATAAAATGAAGGAATACTATCTTCCAATAAGCTTCAAAGTTAGTGACTTCACAGAAGTTCAAAAAGTAAACTTTAAGAAATATGAGTTCAAAGAATATAAATCAGATTCACAGTATGCGAGAAAGGTGTTTCCAGATTATGAAGGTGATGAAAAGTACTTGATCAAGTATGCCTTGGATGTTGAGATCCAACTATTAGAAAGgaaaactaatttaattagAGACTTCATGGATGAGTTAAATACGCTGAGATTTGATAATTGGTGTGAGGATATGATTAAAAACCAAAAGAAGAGAATTACAGGACCCTATAGCGAACTTAAGTTTTATGCACACTTCAACGCATACCTTGATTACGCTTTGAAGTACCTAGTATTCAGAGATGcagatttaatattttattattttaaaaagtatACACAACAGTGGGAAGTTGAATGGAatgattttgaaaaaagaTTTCTCAGAAACCTCAAAATATACACAGATTACTCATTGAGCCTCAATAGTGTAGGATACTTTGATACAAACACAGAGCTTCAGAAAATAATAGATAACAGACAACTATccatattaaaatttctaaattCCAGAAATGATCAACTAACAGGTTATCTATCAATGAATAGAGATTTGTTGGAAAAGCTAAAAAGATCAAGTAAAGAGGAAAAATTACCCAGACATATTGATCTTTGGGAATTTAGATTAAGTTTAATAAGGGAATGGTCAGCTGATAgaagtatattattaaattggAATCCATTTGAGTACTCGATGGACATGATACTATTGTGGAATGACCTGTTCAGAGACCTTTATATTCAATCATTTGTATCAACATATCGAAACAACAAACATCAAGATGTTAACatatga